The Thermomicrobiales bacterium genome segment TTCATGGCGTCGCGCGGCTCGTGCACATCACCGTCCGACGGGAGTCCAAAGCGCACGAACTTCCAGCCGACCTCGCAGGTTTCCAGGCACGACTCGACCAGCGCGGAGGTGCTGGGATCGTGGGAGCCGTTGTGCGGATAGGCGATCACCTTGTCCCGCACGAGGCCGCCCAGCAGTTCGTAGACTGGCACATTCAGGGCTTTCCCTTTGATGTCCCAGAGCGCAATATCGATTGCCGACAGTGCTGCCGCTACCGCGCCCTCAGCGGGGAAGAATCCGCCACGCGAGAGCGTCTGCCACAGGTGTTCGATGCGAAACGGATCCTGGCCGATCAGCAACGGTTTGAAATGCTCGATCGTGCCGGTGACGGCCAGCTCGCGGCCAGTCAGGCCCGATTCGCCGACGCCTGAGATGCCTTCGTCGGTGTCGATGACCACGAACAGGAAGTTCCGAAAGCCGCCCCACACGGGAAAGCAGGTGACATCGGTGATGCGCATATTGGGCCAGTCCTCTTCGTTTGCAATCAGTGCGTTGCTGCTTCAGGGTGTTCATGTCCCGCCTCGCGGAAAATCGCGAGGAGGATGAGGATGATCGCCATCCACACGGGCGCGTATGGGAGCCAGGCCGATCCCACCACGAGCAACGCCGCGACCGGAGTCGCCAGCCGGCGAAGGGAGGTCCGGGCTTCGGTAAGATCGTGGAAACCCCAGAGACTGAGCAAGAAGATGGCGAGGGGGACTGCCATCGCGAGATGGGATTGTGTGCGGGTCAATTCGGAATGGTCGGTCGCGTAGTCGATGCACACCGCAATGCCCGCCCCGGTTGCCGCGATCGCGCCCCAAAGAAGGGCGTGCCCATATCCCCAGACGAACGTCTTGCGCAATCGTGTAAGGATGTCGGGCGCGTTGTAGTCGAAGTAGACCCACCACATCATGTAAAGGGAGGCGATGGCGCCCACCGCGATGGCGGCGCGCTCGCCGTCGAATGTGCGCGTGTCGACGACCGCCTGGATCGCGAGCGATGCCGACAGGACCGCTTCGCCAAGGACGATGATGGTGAACAGACCGTAGCGCTCGATGATGTGATGCGGATGCCAGGTGGTGGGCGCCGACCGTTCTGCCCAGATAGGAACGATGAGCTCGAGAATTGCCAGGACGATCAAGACTGGCCAGGAGAACGAGTCCCGCACGAATCCGAACCAAACCCATCCGATTTGCACCAGCGTGATGCCAATGGCGTAGCGCAGCGCGGTGGATCTGCGTTCGAGGTCGGAACGGGCAACACGTAACCACTGCCCAACGAGAGCAAGACGCATGATGACGTAACCGGCGATGCAGATCCGGAAGTCCTGCTCCGAGAACGCTCTGGGGATCCCGGCCGCGAGGACCAGCGCGCCGGTCATCTGGATCAGCACCATGATCCGATAGGGGATATCGTCGACATCGTAGGCGCTTGCAAACCAGGTGAAGTTCAGCCAGGCGAGCCAGATGGCGAAGAAGATCGGAAGAAAGCTCAGGATTCCGTGACGAATGTGGTTTTCGGAAATGTCGTGGTGAAGAGCTGATGCGGCGAAGTTGACGGCGACGACAAAGACCAGATCGAAGAAGAGCTCCAGCGGCGTCGATACCCGGTGCGCTTCCGAAGGCGAGCGCGGCGCCATCCTCTTGATCCACCTGCTCATGCGGCGGCGGCCCTCCTGATTCCTGTGTGTTGGGCGTCGTCGAGCGTTCCACGGTCCCGCACGTTGCTCACGATCACAGGGAAGCATATCCGGTTCCGGGCGACGGTTGGTTCGCTGGTATGCTCCCGATATTGGTGCTTCAACCGTTCGCACTCTGTATGAAGGACAAAGGACCGCGCATGAAATTGGTCATCGCCACCGAAGAGGGCGACGCGTATTTTGGGTTGCTGGACGCGATCTCCAATCTCGAGATCGTCCGGGTCGGATCCAGGGATGAGTTGCTGCAGGAGATCGGCGACGCCGATGTGCTCTATGGCCGTCCCGATGCTGAGGTGCTGGCGGCAGCGAAGCAGCTCAGGCTGGTCCAGTCGCAGAGCGCGGGTGTCGATTTCCTGATGAACTTTCCTGAGCTGGTCGAAAGCGACGTCGTCCTCTCGAACACGCGTGGCGCGCACGCGCCGTCGATTGCCGAGCACGCGTTCGCGCTGTTGCTGGCCTTGACCCGCAAGATACCGGCTTCGCTCGACTATCAGCACAAGCACCAGTGGCGGTGGGACGGTTCGTATCGTGAGCCTCGCGAGATCATGGGCAGCACGATCGGCATTCTGGGCTACGGGCAAATCGGGCGGGCAATCGCGCAGCGCGCTTCCGGCTTCGAGGTCGAGATGCTTGCGGTCGACGTGCATCCGGGAGGCGGCGATCGCTTTGTCGATGCTGTCTGGCCGGTGGACAAGCTGCACGACATGCTGGCCATGTCCGACATTCTGATGGTGGCAGCGCCACTGACCCGGGAGACGCATCACATGTTGGGCGCCAAGGAATTTGCCGCCATGCCGAAGAACTCGATCGTGATTGCCGTTTCCCGCGGGGGAATCATCGACGAACCTGCTCTGGCGGAGGCGTTGGCGTCGGGGCACGTGTGGGGCGCTGGACTCGATGTGAATGAGGTGGAACCGGTTCCGGCAGACAGTCCATTCTGG includes the following:
- a CDS encoding low temperature requirement protein A, producing MSRWIKRMAPRSPSEAHRVSTPLELFFDLVFVVAVNFAASALHHDISENHIRHGILSFLPIFFAIWLAWLNFTWFASAYDVDDIPYRIMVLIQMTGALVLAAGIPRAFSEQDFRICIAGYVIMRLALVGQWLRVARSDLERRSTALRYAIGITLVQIGWVWFGFVRDSFSWPVLIVLAILELIVPIWAERSAPTTWHPHHIIERYGLFTIIVLGEAVLSASLAIQAVVDTRTFDGERAAIAVGAIASLYMMWWVYFDYNAPDILTRLRKTFVWGYGHALLWGAIAATGAGIAVCIDYATDHSELTRTQSHLAMAVPLAIFLLSLWGFHDLTEARTSLRRLATPVAALLVVGSAWLPYAPVWMAIILILLAIFREAGHEHPEAATH
- a CDS encoding D-2-hydroxyacid dehydrogenase, translated to MKLVIATEEGDAYFGLLDAISNLEIVRVGSRDELLQEIGDADVLYGRPDAEVLAAAKQLRLVQSQSAGVDFLMNFPELVESDVVLSNTRGAHAPSIAEHAFALLLALTRKIPASLDYQHKHQWRWDGSYREPREIMGSTIGILGYGQIGRAIAQRASGFEVEMLAVDVHPGGGDRFVDAVWPVDKLHDMLAMSDILMVAAPLTRETHHMLGAKEFAAMPKNSIVIAVSRGGIIDEPALAEALASGHVWGAGLDVNEVEPVPADSPFWDMPNVVMSHHLAGSSWQKERRCVEILVENVRRLQDGVELINVVDKRAGY